The proteins below come from a single Cannabis sativa cultivar Pink pepper isolate KNU-18-1 chromosome 3, ASM2916894v1, whole genome shotgun sequence genomic window:
- the LOC115709939 gene encoding chloroplast protein FOR GROWTH AND FERTILITY 2 isoform X1 — MFQAITVGAYIMLSALIMILIQPIFAPAAFATFQTAAKTGAPAAAAAVGGTLIRTELLSSAWTGFFAGCLHTLSGPDHLAALAPLSIGRSWMESAAVGALWGCGHDAGQVIFGLIFLLLKDRLHIEVIRTWGTRVVGLTLLVIGAMGIREASEVPTPCVALENGECDVGVYEALENPTLGKKKIGFATFATGIVHGLQPDALMMVLPALALPSRLAGAAFLIMFLVGTVVAMGSYTVFIGSCSQALKDRIPRITEKLTWASSIVAIALGLAIIISQFFGYSLY, encoded by the coding sequence ATGTTTCAGGCCATTACTGTAGGGGCATACATTATGCTTTCTGCGCTCATTATGATCTTAATTCAACCAATTTTCGCACCTGCAGCTTTTGCAACTTTTCAAACTGCAGCTAAGACAGGTGCCCCTGCTGCTGCTGCAGCAGTTGGGGGGACACTGATTCGGACTGAACTGCTAAGTAGTGCATGGACTGGTTTCTTTGCTGGTTGCTTGCACACTTTATCAGGGCCTGACCATCTGGCTGCTTTGGCCCCTCTTTCTATCGGGCGTTCCTGGATGGAAAGTGCAGCTGTTGGAGCTCTATGGGGCTGTGGGCATGATGCTGGTCAggttatttttggattaatatTTCTGTTGCTCAAGGATCGGCTTCATATTGAAGTTATTCGAACTTGGGGGACAAGAGTAGTAGGCCTTACACTTCTTGTCATTGGTGCTATGGGCATTAGAGAAGCTTCAGAAGTCCCTACCCCATGTGTTGCATTAGAGAATGGTGAGTGTGATGTTGGTGTTTATGAAGCACTTGAAAACCCCACACTTGGTAAGAAGAAAATTGGTTTTGCTACTTTTGCCACCGGAATTGTCCATGGGCTACAGCCAGATGCACTGATGATGGTCTTGCCTGCTCTTGCTTTACCTTCTCGCTTGGCTGGTGCTGCCTTTCTGATAATGTTTTTGGTAGGGACTGTGGTGGCCATGGGAAGCTACACAGTATTCATAGGATCATGTAGTCAGGCATTAAAGGATAGGATTCCCAGAATCACCGAGAAACTTACATGGGCGTCTTCCATTGTAGCCATTGCTCTTGGACTTGCCATCATCATCAGCCAGTTCTTTGGGTACAGCCTTTATTGA
- the LOC115709328 gene encoding monodehydroascorbate reductase: protein MAEKSFKYVIVGGGVSAGYAAREFAKQGVKPGELAIISKEAVAPYERPALSKAYLFPDSPARLPGFHVCVGSGGERLLPEWYKEKGIGLILSTEIVKADLAGKTLVSAAGETFKYQILVIATGSTVIKLTDFKVQGADAKNIFYLREIDDADTLVEAIKAKKNGTAVIVGGGYIGLELGAALRINNLDVTMVYPEPWCMPRLFTSEIAAFYEGYYANKGVKIIKGTVATGFSSNANGEVTEVKLKDGRVLEADIVVVGVGGRPLTTLFKGQVEEEKGGIKTDAFFKSSVPDVYAVGDVATFPLKLYNENRRVEHVDHSRKSAEQAVKAIKASEEGKSVEEYDYLPYFYSRSFDLAWQFYGDNVGETVLFGDNNPETPKAKFGTYWIKDGKVIGAFLEGGNPEENSAIAKVAKLQPPVESLDQLKKEGLTFASKI, encoded by the exons ATGGCGGAAAAGAGCTTCAAGTATGTAATCGTCGGTGGTGGAGTCTCGGCT GGATATGCAGCTAGAGAGTTCGCCAAACAAGGGGTTAAGCCAGGCGAGCTAGCTATTATCTCCAAAGAAGCG GTTGCACCTTATGAGCGTCCTGCTCTTAGCAAGGCTTATTTGTTCCCTGACT CTCCTGCAAGACTACCGGGTTTCCATGTGTGTGTTGGAAGTGGAGGAGAAAGATTGCTTCCTGAATGGTACAAGGAGAAAG GTATCGGATTGATCCTTAGCACCGAAATAGTCAAAGCAGATCTTGCTGGGAAAACTCTTGTAAGCGCAGCTGGGGAAACGTTCAAGTATCAGATTCTTGTTATTGCAACTGGTTCTACT GTTATTAAATTGACAGATTTTAAAGTTCAAGGAGCTGATGCCAAAAACATTTTCTACTTGAGAGAAATCGATGATGCTGATACGCTTGTAGAAGCAATTAAAGCAAAAAAGAATGGTACCGCTGTTATTGTTGGAGGTGGATACATTGGTCTTGAGCTTGGTGCTGCTTTGAGAATTAATAATCTTGACGTCACTATGGTTTACCCTGAACCTTGGTGCA TGCCTCGGCTTTTCACTTCTGAAATAGCTGCTTTCTACGAGGGCTATTATGCAAACAAAGGAGTTAAAATTATCAAGGGAACTGTTGCAACTGGTTTCAGTTCAAATGCTAATGGAGAG GTGACGGAAGTGAAACTCAAGGATGGTAGAGTTCTCGAAGCTGACATTGTTGTTGTTGGTGTTGGAGGAAGACCCCTTACAACATTATTCAAGGGACAAGTTGAAGAGGAGAAAGGTGGCATTAAG ACCGATGCTTTTTTCAAGTCAAGTGTTCCTGATGTGTATGCTGTCGGAGATGTAGCTACTTTCCCTCTTAAATTGTACAATGAGAATAGAAGAGTCGAGCATGTTGACCATTCTCGCAAATCAGCTGAACAAGCCGTCAAG GCCATCAAGGCTAGTGAGGAGGGAAAATCCGTTGAGGAGTATGACTACCTTCCATACTTCTACTCTCGTTCTTTTGATCTGGCGTGGCAGTTCTATGGCGACAATGTTGGTGAAACTGTACTTTTCGGAGACAACAATCCTGAAACACCAAAGGCCAAGTTCGGTACATACTGGATTAAGGATGGCAAGGTCATTGGTGCATTCCTTGAAGGTGGTAATCCCGAGGAGAATAGCGCTATCGCTAAGGTGGCCAAACTCCAACCCCCTGTTGAGAGCCTAGACCAGCTTAAGAAGGAAGGTCTTACCTTTGCTAGCAAGATCTGA
- the LOC115709939 gene encoding chloroplast protein FOR GROWTH AND FERTILITY 2 isoform X2 → MLSALIMILIQPIFAPAAFATFQTAAKTGAPAAAAAVGGTLIRTELLSSAWTGFFAGCLHTLSGPDHLAALAPLSIGRSWMESAAVGALWGCGHDAGQVIFGLIFLLLKDRLHIEVIRTWGTRVVGLTLLVIGAMGIREASEVPTPCVALENGECDVGVYEALENPTLGKKKIGFATFATGIVHGLQPDALMMVLPALALPSRLAGAAFLIMFLVGTVVAMGSYTVFIGSCSQALKDRIPRITEKLTWASSIVAIALGLAIIISQFFGYSLY, encoded by the coding sequence ATGCTTTCTGCGCTCATTATGATCTTAATTCAACCAATTTTCGCACCTGCAGCTTTTGCAACTTTTCAAACTGCAGCTAAGACAGGTGCCCCTGCTGCTGCTGCAGCAGTTGGGGGGACACTGATTCGGACTGAACTGCTAAGTAGTGCATGGACTGGTTTCTTTGCTGGTTGCTTGCACACTTTATCAGGGCCTGACCATCTGGCTGCTTTGGCCCCTCTTTCTATCGGGCGTTCCTGGATGGAAAGTGCAGCTGTTGGAGCTCTATGGGGCTGTGGGCATGATGCTGGTCAggttatttttggattaatatTTCTGTTGCTCAAGGATCGGCTTCATATTGAAGTTATTCGAACTTGGGGGACAAGAGTAGTAGGCCTTACACTTCTTGTCATTGGTGCTATGGGCATTAGAGAAGCTTCAGAAGTCCCTACCCCATGTGTTGCATTAGAGAATGGTGAGTGTGATGTTGGTGTTTATGAAGCACTTGAAAACCCCACACTTGGTAAGAAGAAAATTGGTTTTGCTACTTTTGCCACCGGAATTGTCCATGGGCTACAGCCAGATGCACTGATGATGGTCTTGCCTGCTCTTGCTTTACCTTCTCGCTTGGCTGGTGCTGCCTTTCTGATAATGTTTTTGGTAGGGACTGTGGTGGCCATGGGAAGCTACACAGTATTCATAGGATCATGTAGTCAGGCATTAAAGGATAGGATTCCCAGAATCACCGAGAAACTTACATGGGCGTCTTCCATTGTAGCCATTGCTCTTGGACTTGCCATCATCATCAGCCAGTTCTTTGGGTACAGCCTTTATTGA